A segment of the Serratia fonticola genome:
GCATTACGGCCCGATACAGGCGCTGCAACAGGTTTCACTGCAGGTAAGGCAGGGCGAAACCGTTGCATTGATTGGGGCTAACGGAGCCGGGAAGTCCACGCTGCTGATGTCCATCTTCGGTCAGCCGCGCATCAGCGGTGGGCAGATTCTGTTTTATGGTGAAGATATCAGTCAGCGCTCGACGCATTTTGTCGCCAGTAGCGGTATCGCACAGGCACCGGAAGGCCGGAGGATCTTTCCTGATATGAGCGTGGAGGAGAACCTGTTGATGGGCACCATCACCCTTGGCAATCGCTACGTAGCCGAAGATATGCCGCGCATGTTTGAACTGTTCCCTCGCCTGAAGGAGCGGCGTAACCAGCGTGCGATGACCATGTCGGGTGGAGAGCAACAAATGCTGGCGATAGCCCGTGCGTTAATGAGCAGACCAAAATTGCTCTTGCTGGATGAACCCAGCCTGGGATTGGCACCGATTATCGTCAAACAGATTTTCAGCATTTTGCGCGAGCTCGCCAACAGTGGTATGACGATTTTCCTGGTAGAACAAAATGCCAACCATGCGTTGAAGCTGTCCGACAGAGGCTATGTGATGGTTAATGGGCAGATCCGGCTCAGTGGTTCAGGGGACGAACTGCTGAGCAATCAGGAGGTGAGAAAAGCCTATCTTGGCGGGGGATAAACGTCGGGCCATTCCCGATGGAGGTATTCCCTTCATCGGGAAGCGCGGGCTCAAAACTGACGTCTTACCCAGCGTACATTCAGCCTGACCAATAATACGATCAAGGCAGATAACGCCCGCAGGTTGAGTGGAAGATCGCGGCGGCGGATATCCAGCAACAGTACGGTACGGACCCGATCGCTGTCGTTCCACACTTCATGCTCAAAGGTATCATCCCACAGCATGAATTCACCTTCATTCAGGCGATACTCCTTCCCATTTAGCTTTAAGACGGCGGCGGGGCTGCCGTCTGCCCGTTTGGGCATGGCAAGCACCAGATAACCGCGCAAAATGCCGCGAAATGGGCCACGGTGTGCGGGCACCTGTTTGCCAGGGGCCAGAAAAGAGAGTGACGCGGAGAGCACATCTGGCGCGTTGCTGATCAATCGGGCTAGCGTGGGGCAGCGCGCCAGGTTTTGTGGAATTGGGTGGCCGTAGGCCTGCAAGATAAACATCCGCCAGTCGCGATCATCGTTAGCGGAAATTGCCGCCTGTTCGCTCATGATCTCATGGAAACGGGGGATATGCTGCAGGTTATGGGCTACATCCAGCGCTTCCTCACGGATCTGCTGCCATTGCGCAGTGAAATAGCGGGCGTCGCTAAACCACTGATGGCTATCGAGTACGGGCCCACTGGAGAGTTGCCGATCGTAAATCTGGCGTAAGACACGCACGGCCCGATCGTAGAGAAATGGCATATTGCCCCCGATGGATAAAATAACGTTGTCCCTGAAACGCAGTTTAGCAGAGGGTTGAAATCAGAGAGGTTTCTGCGGTCAAGAAGGCTGTTGAAAAAAACAGCATCACTAAAGTGTGATGCGTGTCGCATTTTAGTTATAGGTTGGATAAAATATTGCGACTGCCTGCCTCTTTACTGGAACATCATCAAGATGGAAGAAATCAACACTTCCCGTTCGACCGCCTGGATGCGCGTGGTCGTTCTGGCCATTTCGGCATTTATCTTTAATACCACCGAATTTATCCCTGTGGGGTTATTGAGTGATATTGCCCAAAGCTTTGAGATGCAAACCGAGCAGGTTGGCTTGATCATTACTATCTACGCCTGGATTGTCGCCACGGCCTCGCTGGTTTGTATGCTGCTGACCAGCAAGATTGAGCGGCGCAAGCTGTTGATCGGGGTATTTATCCTGTTTATTGCCAGCCACGTGCTCACCGCAGTGGCCTGGAACTTTACCACGTTGGTGATCTCGCGGGCTGGGGTAGCGCTGGCACACTCGGTGTTCTGGTCGATCACCGCATCATTGGCCATTCG
Coding sequences within it:
- a CDS encoding aspartyl/asparaginyl beta-hydroxylase domain-containing protein, which produces MPFLYDRAVRVLRQIYDRQLSSGPVLDSHQWFSDARYFTAQWQQIREEALDVAHNLQHIPRFHEIMSEQAAISANDDRDWRMFILQAYGHPIPQNLARCPTLARLISNAPDVLSASLSFLAPGKQVPAHRGPFRGILRGYLVLAMPKRADGSPAAVLKLNGKEYRLNEGEFMLWDDTFEHEVWNDSDRVRTVLLLDIRRRDLPLNLRALSALIVLLVRLNVRWVRRQF
- a CDS encoding ABC transporter ATP-binding protein; amino-acid sequence: MNEVMLEFRDVDVHYGPIQALQQVSLQVRQGETVALIGANGAGKSTLLMSIFGQPRISGGQILFYGEDISQRSTHFVASSGIAQAPEGRRIFPDMSVEENLLMGTITLGNRYVAEDMPRMFELFPRLKERRNQRAMTMSGGEQQMLAIARALMSRPKLLLLDEPSLGLAPIIVKQIFSILRELANSGMTIFLVEQNANHALKLSDRGYVMVNGQIRLSGSGDELLSNQEVRKAYLGGG